A single window of Larimichthys crocea isolate SSNF chromosome XII, L_crocea_2.0, whole genome shotgun sequence DNA harbors:
- the psmg3 gene encoding proteasome assembly chaperone 3 — MSSAEPIIRSKQTEKEVNGIPTQVVCTEFSNYIFVVLTQYGKIGTLISVTPDSRSNDISTPTLSTKVLLGKDEPLTHVCAKNLAMFVSQEASNRPVLLGLALKDSSVDAIKQMKEIIKSCQVW, encoded by the exons ATGTCTTCTGCTGAGCCCATCATCAGATcgaaacagacagagaaagaagtcaACGGGATTCCTACGCAGGTCGTCTGTACAGAGTTCAGCAATTACATATTTGTAGTTCTCACTCAGTACGGCAAAATCGGAACACTGATATCTGTCACACCTGACTCCAGATCCAATGATATCAGCACCCCGACATTATCCACCAAAGTCCTGCTGGGCAAAGACGAG ccaCTGACACATGTCTGTGCCAAGAACCTGGCAATGTTTGTGTCGCAAGAAGCCAGCAACAGGCCTGTCTTACTGGGACTGGCACTCAAGGATTCCTCCGTAgatgcaataaaacaaatgaaagagatCATCAAAAGTTGTCAAGTCTGGTAG